The window CAGGCGATGCAGGATCATCGCGTCGGCGACATCGTTGACGTGGAATTCGTCGAAGCAGATCAGACGGAAGCGCTTGGCGATGCGGCGTGCCAGTTCGTCGAGCGGATCGGGCCGGCCGCGCAACTCTTCGAGCTGGCGGTGCACCTCGCGCATGAACTCGTGGAAATGCAGGCGGGTCTTGCGCACCACCGGCACGCAGGCGTAGAAACTGTCCATCAGGAAGGACTTGCCGCGCCCCACCCCGCCCCACATGTAGACGCCGCGCGGTACCTCGGGATGGACCAGCAGTTTCTTCAGCGCATTGTTGCGGCGGCCCTTGTAGGCGACCCAGTCGTCGTAACACCGCTGCAACCGCTCGACCGCGCGCAGCTGGGCCTCGTCCGAGGTGTAGCCGCGCTGCTTCAGTTCCTGATCGTAGTACTCGCGAACGTTCATGCTGTCTGCTGTCTTGTGTTGCCGGCGGCGGCCGCGACCGCTGCCGGACTGTGCGTCGGCGCGGAAGAGGCGATGCCGCGCCTGAAAGCGAAAACGGCGCGCCGTGCGAACGGCGCGCCGAAGCTGCAAGATGTCAGGCCTGCAAAGGCGCGGACCTTACATATTGAGCTGACGCTTGTCCACGGCCAGCGCAGCTTCGCGCATGACCTCGGACATCGACGGGTGCGGGTGGCAGACACGGCCGATGTCTTCGCTGGCGGCCTTGAACTCCATCGCCACCACGGCTTCGGCGATCAGGTCCGACGCGTTGGCGGCAACCACGTGCACGCCCAGGATCTCGTCGGTCTTGGCGTCCGCCAGCATCTTGACGAAGCCGTCGGCGTGGCCCATGCCCAGCGCACGGCCATTGGCCATGAAGGGGAACTGGCCGGCCTTGTACTCGCGGCCCTCGGCCTTGAGCTGCTGCTCGGTCTTGCCGACCCAGGCGATTTCCGGGAAGGTGTAGATGACCCAGGGAACGCAATTGTAGTCGATATGCGGCTTCTGGCCGACGATGCGCTCGGCCACGGCCACGCCTTCGTCTTCCGCCTTGTGCGCCAGCATCGGGCCGCGCACCACGTCGCCGATGGCCCACAGGCCCGGCACCTTGGTCGCGCAGTGGTCATCGACCTCGATGAAGCCGCGCTGGTCGGTCGCCAGGCCGACGGCTTCCAGGCCCAGGTTGTCGGTGTTGGGCACACGGCCGACCGAGACGATCAGGCGGTCGACTTCCAGCGTCTGCGCCGCGCCATCCTTGTCGGTATAGCGCACGGTCACGCCATCCTTGCCGGTGGTGACCTCGTCGACCTTGACGCCCAGGTGGAACTTCAGGCCTTGCTTGGTCAGCTGCTTCTGCGCTTCCTTGGCTACGCCTTCGTCGGCGGCGCCCAGGAAGGCCGGCAGGGCTTCCAGCACGGTCACGTCGGCACCCAGGCGACGCCACACCGAGCCCAGCTCCAGGCCGATCACGCCGGCGCCGATCACGCCCAGCTTCTTCGGCACGGAGGCGAACTTGAGCGCGCCTTCGTTATCGCTGATCAGGTTGTTGTCGACGGCGATGCCAGGCAGGTGACGTGCCTTCGAGCCGGTGGCGATGATGACCTGCTTGGCGGTGACGACTTCGCCGGCGATCTCGACCTGGAAGCCCTCGGCGGTCTTGCCGACGAACTTGCCGTAGCCCTTGAGCAGCGTGACCTTGTTCTTGCGGAACAGGAACTCGATGCCCTTGGTCATCTTGCCGACGATATCGTCCTTGCGCTTGAGCATCTTGGCCACGTCGACCTTGACGTCGCCCACGGTGATGCCGTGGTCGCCCAGGTGGTGCGAGACGTTCTCGAACTCTTCCGAGGAGGCCAGCAGCGCCTTGGAGGGAATGCAGCCCACGTTCAGGCAGGTGCCGCCCAGGCGGGGCTCGTTCTTCGGATCGTCGTAGGCGTTGCCTTCGCAGCAGGCCACGTTCAGGCCCAGCTGGCCGGCGCGGATGGCAGCGATGTAGCCGCCGGGACCGGCGCCGATCACCAGCACGTCGAATTGTTTGCTCATGGAGATTCCTTTTGCGGCCCGCCCGGCAGATGCCGGCCGGGGCGCTTTCGATTCTTCAGGCCACCGGCCGCGCGGGCGCGGCGGCGGCATGGCGTGACAGCCGGATTACAGGTCCAGCAGCAGGCGGGCCGGATCTTCCAGCGCGTCCTTCATGGCGACCAGGCCCAGCACGGCTTCGCGGCCGTCGATGATGCGGTGGTCGTAGGACATGGCCAGGTAGTTCATCGGACGGATCACGATCTGGCCGTCTTCCACCACGGCACGCTCCTTGGTGGCGTGCACGCCCAGGATGGCCGATTGCGGCGGGTTGATGATCGGGGTCGACAGCATCGAACCGAACACGCCGCCATTGGAGATGGAGAACGTACCGCCGGTCAGTTCTTCCAGCGACAGCTTGCCGTCGCGGGCCTTCACGCCGAATTCGGCGATCTTCTTCTCGATGTCGGCCAGGCTCATCTGGTCGGCATTGCGCAGGATGGGCACCACCAGGCCACGCGGCGAACCGACCGCGATACCGATGTCGAAGTAGCCGTGGTAGACGATGTCGTTACCGTCGATCGAGGCATTGATCAGCGGGAACTTCTTCAGCGCGTGCACCGCTGCCTTGACGAAGAAGGACATGAAACCCAGCTTGACGCCGTGTTCCTTCTCGAACTTGTCCTTGTACTTGTTGCGCAGGTCCATCACCGGCTTCATGTTCACTTCATTGAAGGTGGTGAGGATGGCGTTGGTGGCTTGCGATTGCAGCAGGCGCTCGGCGATACGGGCACGCAGGCGGCTCATCGGCACGCGCTCTTCCGGGCGGTCGCCCAGGGCGGCGAAGTCGACCGGGGCGGCGACCTGCTGCAGCGCCGGCTTGGCGGCTGCCGGAGCGGGAGCGGCCTTGGCGGCCGGTGCCGGGGCGGCGGAGGCGGCCAGCACGTCACCCTTGGTGATGCGGCCATCCTTGCCGGTGCCGGCGACCTGGCCGGCCGACAGATTGCCTTCGGCCATCAGCTTGGCGGCCGACGGCATGGCGACGGCGCCGGCCGGAGCGGCAGCGGCAGCGGCAGCCGGAGCGGCAGCGGGCGCGGCGGCCGGAGCGGGCGCGGCGGCGGCCGGGGCCGGGGCGCCGGCGGTGGCTTCGGTGTCGATCTTGGCGATGATTTCGTCGGCGACGACGGTGTCGCCGTCATTCTTGACGATCTGCGACAGCACGCCGGCGGAGGGGGCCGGCACTTCGAGCACGACCTTGTCGGTCTCGATTTCGATCAGGATTTCGTCCTGGGCGACAGCCTCGCCGGGCTTCTTCTTCCAGTTCAGCATGGTCGCTTCGGCGACCGACTCGGACAGTTGGGGAACCTTGACGTCAACAATAGCCATGGTTGGATATTCCTAGATGTATGCGTGTGTTCTTCGACGATGCATGGCACCGGGCGACGCGATCGGTGATCGCGCCGCCCGGGCAGTCTCGATTACTTGGTCAGCACGAAGCCCTTGAGCTTGGAGAAGGCCGCGTCGAGCAGCGCCTTCTGCTGCTCGTTGTGCTTGGCGTAGTAGCCCACGGCAGGCGAGGCCGAAGCCGGGCGACCGGCGTAGCCGAGCTTCTGGCCGTCGGTCATGTTCTCCATGATGTAGTGCTGCACGAAGAACCATGCACCCTGGTTCTGCGGCTCGTCCTGGCACCAGACGATCTCGGTCGCGCCCGGGTACTTCTTGAGCTCGGCCGCCAGTGCCTTGTGCGGGAACGGGTAGAGCTGCTCCAGGCGGATCACGGCGGTATCCGACGCGTCGCGTTCCTTGCGGGTATTGACCAGGTCGTAGTAGACCTTGCCCGAGCACAGGACCACGCGCTTGACCTTGGCGGCGTTGAGGTCGCCCTGGTCGCCGATCACGGTCTCGAAGTGGCCCTTGGCGAGGTCGGCCAGCGGCGACACCGCATCCTTGTTACGCAGCAGCGACTTCGGCGTCATGATGACCAGCGGCTTGCGGAACAGGCGGATCATCTGGCGGCGCAGCAGGTGGAAGATCTGCGCCGGCGTGGTCGGCTGGGCTACCTGCATGTTGTGGTCGGCACACAATTGCAGGAAACGCTCGATGCGCGCCGAGCTGTGTTCCGGACCCTGGCCTTCGTAGCCGTGCGGCAGCATCAGGGTCAGGCCCGAGGCGCGGCCCCACTTCACTTCGCCGGAGCTGATGAACTGGTCGATCACCACCTGGGCGCCGTTGACGAAGTCGCCGAACTGGGCCTCCCAGATCACCAGGGCGTTCGGCTCGGCGGTCGAGTAACCATATTCGAAGCCCAGCACTGCCTCTTCGGACAGCACGGAGTCGATCACGGTGAACGGGGCCTGGCCTTCCGAGACGTTCTGCAGCGGCACGTAGGAACCGGCATCCCAGCGCTCACGGTTCTGGTCGTGCAGCACGGCGTGGCGGTGGGTGAAAGTGCCACGGCCGGCGTCCTGGCCGGTGATGCGCACGGCGTAGCCCGAGGCCACCAGCGAGGCGAAGGCCAGGTGCTCACCCATGCCCCAGTCCAGCGACTGGTCGCCACGGCCCATGTTGGCGCGGTCCTTGATCACCTTCTCCACCAGCGGGTGCAGCTTCAGGTGCTCGGGGATGGTGGTGATACGCTCGGCCAGGCGCTTGAGCTCGGTCACCGGCACGGCGGTGTCGGCGGCGTCGGTCCACTTGCGGTTCAGGAAGGGGATCCAATCCACCGCGAACTTGTTCTTGAAGTTCGACAGCACCGGGTCGACGGTCAGCTTGCCCGCATCCATGGCGGCACGGTATTCCTTAACCAGCTGGTCGCCGAACTCGCCGCCGGTCAGGTTCTGCGCCGTCAGCTTGTCGGCATACAGCTTGCGCGTGCCGGGGTGCTGGCCGATCTTCTTGTACATCAGCGGCTGGGTGACGGCAGGCGTGTCCTGCTCGTTGTGGCCCAGCTTGCGGAAGCAGATGATGTCGACGACGACGTCCTTGTTGAATTCCATGCGGAAGTCGACTGCCAGCTGCATGGCGAACACCACGGCTTCGGGATCGTCGCCGTTCACGTGCAGCACCGGCGCCTCGATCATCTTGACCACGTCCGTGCAGTACAGCGTCGAACGTGCGTCACGCGGGTCGGAGGTGGTGAAGCCGATCTGGTTGTTGATCACGATGTGCATCGTGCCGCCCGTGCCATAGCCGCGGGTCTGCGCCAGGTTCAGCGTTTCCATCACCACGCCCTGGCCGGCGAAGGCTGCGTCGCCGTGCACCTGCACCGGCAGCACTTCCTTGTGGCCGGCACCGCCGCGGCGTTCCTGGCGGGCCTTGGACGAACCCTCGACCACCGGGTTGACGATTTCCAGGTGGGACGGGTTGAAGGCCAGCGACAGGTGGACCGGGCCGCCCTCGGTGGAGACGTCCGACGAGAAGCCCTTGTGGTACTTGACGTCGCCGGCAGGCAGGTCATCGACGTGCTTGCCTTCAAACTCGGCGAACAGGTCCGCCGGCATCTTGCCCAGGGTGTTGACCAGCACGTTCAGGCGGCCGCGGTGGGCCATGCCGATCACGATTTCCTGCACGCCCTTGCCGCCGGCGTGCTGGACCAGTTCATCCATCGCGGCGATGAAGCTTTCACCGCCTTCCAGCGAGAAGCGCTTCTGGCCGACGTACTTGGTGTGCAGGAAGCGCTCGAGGCCTTCGGCGGCGGTCAGGCGCTCCAGGATGTGCTTCTTCTTCTCCAGCGTGAACACCGGCTTGGAACGCGTGGTTTCCAGGCGCTCCTGCCACCAGCGCTTCTGCGCCTGGTCGCTGATGTACATGAACTCGGCGCCGATGGTGCCGCAGTAAGTCTCGCGCAGGTTGTTGATCAACTCGCGCAGGCTCATCGACTCCTTGCCGAAATAGGTATTGCTGGCATTGAAGACGATGTCGAGATCGCTCTCGGAGAAACCGTAGAAGGCGGGATCCAGGTCCGGCAGGGGCGGACGCTCCTGGCGCTTGAGCGGATCGAGGTCGGCCCAGTGCGAACCGATGTTGCGGTAGGCGGCGATCAGCTGCGTGGCGGCCACGCGCTTGCGGCCCATGTCCGAATCGGCCGAGGCGACGATGGTCTTGATCGGGCCTTGCTTGGCGCGCTCGGCGAACGAGGCGACGATGGGAGCGTGGGGGATGTCGCGGGCGTTGGAACCATCGACGGCGGGCACGTTCTGCATCGCGTCGAAATACGCACGCCAGTTGTCGGGAACCGAGGCGGGGTTTTCGAGATAGGCTTCGTACAGCTCTTCCACGTAGGGCGCGTTACCGCCGAAGAGGTACGAATTGCTCTGATACTGCTGCATCATGGGGCGCTCACTATTCTCCGGGACTGCCGGAGTTAAGCGGGTTCATCAACCTTCCGCGACACGGCTTGACCGGTTAGCGGATTGCAAACAACTCTTTGAAGCCCCTCTTAAGCAAACGGCGCCAGCCTGGTTTGGGCGGCGCCGACACTGCTGAGGACCTTCAAGGGCAAGTTGTGCGGGAAGGACCTAAGTCTTCACTCGCATAAGCATAGCACGTTTGCCTAGGCGCGCCCGCGTTTTTTCCGGGTATACGCGGTAGTACTACAACAGTGCCGGCGATTATTGCCGGAAAGTGACGGATTCGGTCTGCGGGGTGCCGCCCATCACCCCCGCGCGCAAGCATGCAGCCCTTGCGGCCGGCTCGCTATGCCACCGGATCGGGCACGATGCGGTCGACCGCATCGGTGATCAGGGCATCGAGCCCCCAGCCGAGCAGCTCCGCCGCGCGGGCGGAGTCGTTGACCGTGTAGCAGGCTACGCGGAAGCCCGCCTGGTGGGCGGCCTCGATCACCTGCCGGTCCAGCTCCCGATGGTTGGCATCGAGGGCCACGCAATCGAGCCGGCGCAGCCGTTCGAGCCAGTCGGCGGGCAGGCGGTCCATCAGCAGGGCCCGCGGCAGCGTCGGCACGGCTTCGCGCGCGGCCTCCAGCGCGGCTTCCGAGAAGGAAGACAGCAGCGGCGGCACCGCGCTGCCGGCCCACAGCGCCGCCGCGTCCAGCGCCACGGCGGCACCGGTCCGGCGCTCGGCGCCGGGTACCGGCTTGATCTCGATATTGACCAGGAAGCCGTTGGCGCGGGTGTAGCGCGCCACTGCCGCCAGCGTGGGGATGGGCTCGCCGGCGAAGGCCGGACTGTGCCAGCCGCCGGCATCCAGCATGGCCAGTTCGCCCAGCGTCAGCGCGTCGGCACGGCCGTGGCCGCTGGTGGTCCGGTCGAGCGTCGCGTCGTGCAGCAGCACCGGCTTGCCGTCGGCAGACAGCTTCACGTCGAACTCGAACATGCGGTAGCCGAACGAGGCACCGTGGCGGAAAGCCGCCAGCGTGTTCTCCGGCGCCAGCTTGCCGGCGCCGCGGTGGGCGATGTGGCGCGGATACGGCCAGGGCGCCGGCCAGGGGGCGAAAGCGGCCGCGGCCGCGGTGTCGGGTGCGGACATGTCAGGCCTCGATGCGCTTGCCGGAATCGGTATCGAAGAAGTGCAGGTGGTCGGCGCTGGAGGTGATCGGCAGGCGGTCGCCCGCGCGCACCTTGAGCTGGCTGTCCAGCCGCACCACCACCGGCTGGCCGCCCAGCGCGCCGTAGGCGAACGAGTCGGCGCCGAGCGCCTCCACCACGCGCACTTCGACCTCGGCAATGGCCTCGTGCGCGGCGCATGGCTCGATGTGCTCGGGGCGCAGGCCGAGCAGCGCGCGCTCGGGCAGGTGCAGCCCCATCGGCAGGTGGCCCAGCGAAGCGCCAGCGCCACCACCCTGCCCCGCCACCACCTTCATGCCGACCTGGCCGTTGGCGCCATCCCGCACCACCGGCACCAGGTTCATCGGCGGCGAACCGATGAAGCTGGCGACGAAGGTGCTGGCCGGACGCGAGTAGACCTCGAGCGGCGTGCCGATCTGCTCGACGCGGCCACCGTTGAGCACCATCATGCGATCGGCCAGCGTCATCGCCTCGACCTGGTCGTGGGTCACGTACAGACTGGTGGTTCGCAGGCGCCGGTGCAGTTCCTTCAGCTCCAGGCGCATCTGCACGCGCAGCTTGGCGTCGAGGTTCGACAGCGGCTCGTCGAACAGGAAGACCGCCGGCTCGCGCACGATGGCACGGCCCATGGCCACCCGCTGGCGCTGGCCGCCGGAGAGCTGGCGCGGCCTGCGCGACAGCAGCGGCGCCAGCTCGAGGATGCCGGCGGCATGCTCGACGCGCTTGGCGATCTCGGCCTTGTCCATGCCGCGGATCTTCAGCCCGTAGGCCATGTTCTCGTAGACGCTCATGTGCGGATAGAGCGCGTAGTTCTGGAACACCATGGCGATATCGCGCTCGGCCGGTTCCAGCTGGTTGACCACGCGCTCGCCGATCCAGACTTCGCCGCCGGTGATGGCCTCCAGGCCGGCCACCATGCGCAGCAGCGTGGACTTGCCGCAGCCGGAGGGGCCGACGATCACGATGAACTCGCCGTCGGCGATCTCCATGTCGATGCCGTGCACCACCTGGACATTGCCGGCGTAGGTCTTCTGGACGTTGCGTAGGGACAGTTTTGCCATTGCGGATTGACTTCCAATATCTTGTCTTTTACTTCTCGGTTTCCACCAGGCCCTTGACGAACCAGCGCTGCATGAAGATCACCACCAGGGCCGGCGGGACCATCGCCAGCATCACGGTGGCCATCAGCAGGTTCCAGTCGGTGGCGGAATCGCCGGACCGCGAGATCATCTGCGTCACGCCCAGCACGATCGGCGTCAGGCTCTTGTCGGTGGTGATCAGCAGCGGCCACAGGTACTGGTTCCAGCCGTAGATGAACTGGATCACGAACAGCGCGGCGATGCTGGTGCGCGACAGCGGCAGCACCACGTCCCAGAAGAACTTCAGCGGACCGGCCCCGTCGATGCGGGCGGCTTCGGCCAGTTCGTCCGGAATGGTGAGGAAGAACTGGCGGAACAGGAAGGTGGCGGTGGCCGAGGCGATGATGGGGATGGTCAGGCCGAAGTAGCTGTTGATCATGCCCAGGTCGGACACCACCTTGTAGGTCGGCAGGATGCGCACTTCCACCGGCAGCATCAGCGTGACGAAGATCAGCCAGAAAAAGGTCTTGCGCAGCGGGAAGCGGAAATAGACGATGGCGAAAGCCGAGATGATGGAGATGGCGATCTTGCCGAGCGAGATCCCCAGCGCCATGATCAGGCTGTTCATCAGCATGGTGCCGACCGGCGTGGCCGAATTGCCCATGCCTTGCGTCAGCACCTGGCGGTAGTTCTCGATCAGGTGCGGGCCGGGGATCAGCGTCATCGGCGCCTGCAGCACGTCCTGCGCCGTCAGCGACGACGCGACGAAGACCACATACACCGGGAAGGCGACGATCACCACGCCCAGAATCAGCACGAGGTGGGTGAGGAAGTCCAGGAATGGACGGCGTTCGATCATGGGTCCGGACCCTTGTATTGCTTAGTATTGGACTTTGCGCTCGACGTAGCGGAACTGGACGATGGTCAACACGATCACCACCGCCATCAGGATCACCGATTGCGCGGCCGAACCGCCGATGTCCAGCCCGCGCACGCCGTCCTGGTAGACCTTGAAGACCAGCGTCTCGGTGGCCTTGAACGGGCCGCCCTGCGTCACCGAGTCGATGATGGCGAAGGTGTCGAAGAAGGCGTAGACGATGTTCACCACCATCAGGAAGAAGGTGGTGGGCGACAGCAGCGGGAAGACGATCGACCAGAAGCGCTTCCAGGGCCCGGCGCCGTCGATGGCGGCGGCCTCGATCAGCGACTTGGGGATGCTCTGCAGCCCGGCCAGGAAGAACAGGAAGTTGTAGCTGATCTGCTTCCAGGCGGCGATGACCACCACCAGCAGCATGGCCTGCCCGCCGTTGAGCACGTAATTCCACTCCACCCCCATCATGCGGATGACGTAGGAGACGATGCCCAGCGTGGGATTGAACAGGAAACTCCACAGCACCCCGGCCACGGCCGGCGCGATCGCGTAGGGCCAGATCAGCAGGGTCTTGTAGAAGGTCGCGCCGCGCAGCGCGCGGTCGGCGAAATAAGCCAGCGCCAGCGACGTGCCCAGGCCGACCACCGTCACGCCGATGGCGAACAACGCGGTGGTCTTGAAGGACCCGAGGTAGGTGGGGTCGCCGAGCAGGTCCTGGAAGTTCTCCAGGCCGACGAATTCGAGGCTGATGCCGAAGGCGTCCTGGCGCAGCAGCGACTGGTACAGGGCCTGCCCGGCCGGCCAGAAGAAGAACACCAGGGTGACGACGATCTGCGGCGCCACCAGCAGGTAGGGCAGCCAGCGCGATCGGAAGACAACTCGCTTTTCCATGAAGACTCTCAAAATGCACTGCCGGCCCGCGCTTTCGCCGCGGGCCGGCAGTGAGGCGGCGCGCACGCCCGTCGTGTTATTCCTTGACGGTCTTCTCGAAGCGGACCAGCAGTTCGTTGCCGCGCGCCACGGCCTCGTCCAGGGCAGCCTTCGGCGTCTTCTTGCCGGCCCAGACGGATTCCAGCTCCTCGTCGATCACCGAACGGATCTGCGGGAAGTTGCCCAGGCGGATGCCGCGCGACTTGTCGGTGGTCTTGACGATCATCTGCTTGACCGCGACGTCGGCACCCGGGTTCTTGTCATAGTAGCCGGACTTCTTGGTCAGTTCGTAGGCCGCCATGGTCACCGGCAGGTAGCCGGTCGACTGGTGCCAGTCCGCCTGGATCTCCGGACGCGACAGGAAGGTGAAGAACCTGGCCACGCCCTTGTACTCGTCGGCCTTGTGGCCGCCCATCACCCACAGCGAGGCGCCGCCGATGATGGTGTTCTGCGGCGCGCCGGGCACGCCGGCCTCATAGGGCAGCGGTGCCGGAGAGAAATTGAACTTGGCGTTCTTGCGGATGTTGGCCAGCGCGGCCGACGAACCGGTGTGCATCGCGCACTCACCGGCGATGAACTTCGCCTTCGGCTCGTCCTTGCGGCCGGCGTAGGTGAAATAGCCCTTCTTTGCCATGTCGAGCATATGCTCGATGTGCTGGACCTGGACCGGACCATTGAAATTCAGGCGAGCCTTGGGACCGCCGAAGCCGTTGTTCTCGGTGGCGAACGACACATTGTGCCAAGCCGAGAAGCTCTCCAGGTGCACCCACGACTGCCAGTCAGTGGTATAGCCGCAGGGCACGCCGGCGGCCTTCAGCTTGGCCGCGTCGATCGCCACTTCCTGCCAGGTTGCGGGCGGCTTGTTCGGATCCAGGCCCGCCTTCTTGAAGGCGTCCTTGTTGTAATACATGATCGTGGTCGAGCTGTTGAAGGGGAAGGACAGCATGTCCCCCTTGCTCGAGGTGTAGTAGCCGGCCACGGCGGGCACGTAGGCCTTGGCATCGAACTTCTCGCCGGCATCCTTCATGACCTTGCTGACCGGCACGATCGCGCCCTTGGCATTCATCATGGTGGCCGTGCCCACCTCGAACACCTGCAGGATGGCCGGTGCGTTGCCGGCGCGGTAGGCCGCGATGCCGGCGGCCAGCGACTCGTCGTACTGGCCCTTGTACACCGGCACGATCTTGTAGTCGGACTGGCTGGCGTTGAACTTGTTGGCGAGTTCGTTGACCTTGTCGTTCAGGGCGCCCTCCATCGAATGCCACCACTGGATCTCGGTAACGGCATGAGCCGATCCCGCGGCAACCATCAGCGGCAGCGCGGCGAGCGTCAAGGCGGTACGTTTCAGGAACATGAGCGATCTCCGGTTTCTTGCGCCACCCGTTTCGGCGCAAGGTAATGTTTGGAAACGAAACGAAACGAACAACAAAAGCGTTCGAATCTATTCCAGTTTTATGACAGCGGGATGTTACCCTCGCTTTCGCCGCGTGGAAACCGGGCAATCCCTCACAATCGAAAAAAAAAGACAAAGATGGCAGAAAGGTCGTTCGCCTGCGCGGACACGGATAGAATGCGCCGCCATGCAAGCCATCCAGACCCTGCCCCCCGCCGCCCTGCGCGGTATCCGCGGCGTGCTGACCGATATCGACGGCACCCTGACATCCGACGGCCGCCTGCCGGCAGCCACCTACCTCGCCATGCAGCAGATCAGGGATGCCGGGCTGCACCTGATCCCGGTGACGGGCCGCTGCATCGCCTGGGCCGAAATCCTGGCCCGGCTGTGGCCGGTCGACGCGATCATCGGCGAGAACGGCGCTTTCTATTCGCATCTGCGCGCGGGTCGATTGCATACGCGCTTCCTCGACGACGCCGCCACGCGGGCGGATAACCTGGCGCGCATCCAGGCGCTGGGCGCGCGCATCCTGAGGGAAGTACCGGGTTCCGCACTGGCTTCGGACCAGGCCTGGCATGCGGCCGACCTGGCCATCGACCATGCCGAGGACGTGGCGCCCCTGCCCGCGCCGGCGGTGGCGCGCATCGCGGCGCTGATGCGCGACGCCGGCATGACCGCGACAGTCAGTTCGATTCATGTGAACGGCTGGTTCGGCCAGCATGACAAGCTCAGCATGAGCCGGCTGTGCGCGGCCGAACTGCTGGGGGCCGACCTCGACGCCGAGCGCGGGCAGTGGCTATTCATCGGCGACTCGGCCAACGACGCCTCGATGTTCGCGCACTTCCCGCTCTCGGTCGGCGTCGCCAATGTGCGCGCCATTGCCGACCAGTTGCCGACACCGCCTGCCTACGTGACCGAGGCCAGCGGCGGCGAGGGTTTTGCCGAGATGGCCGGCCTGCTGCTCGCGGCACGCGGCTGAACGCCGCCGTCCGCCCGGCTGGGCGGCGGGAAGAAAAACGGCCGGGACTGGCCCGGCCGCAGGGCTCGCCGAGAAGCCCGGTTGACTGGTCCGCGGGCACGCCCGCCGGGCGCTCAATCGAAGCCCAGCTCCTGCAGCTTGCGCGTGATCGTGTTACGCCCGATGCCCAGGCGGGTGGCGGCCTCGACCCGGCGTCCGCGTGTGACGCCAAGCGCTGCCTCCAGCACGGCCTTCTCAAAGCGCCGGGTCAGGATGTCCATGACCTCGGGCTGGCCTGATTCCAGCATGGCACGCGCCTCTCCCGCCAGCAGGCTCTCCCAGTCGGGCAGCGCGGCGGCCGGCCGCCCCGCCAACGGAACGGGCGCGGCCTCCAGCACGGGCATACCGCCCCCCTCGGCCAGCAGCGCCTCGCTGCCCTCCCCGGCGCGGCCTGCGCCGTAGGCTTCGACCATACGCTCCGGCTGGCGCATCGGCGCAGGCATGGCAGGCACCTCGCCACCGATCATCTCGCGCGGCAGGTCCTTCACCTCGACGGTCTGCGCCGGCGCCATCACCGTCAGCCAGTTGCACAGGTTCTCGAGCTGGCGCACATTGCCCGGGAAAGGCAGCGTGCTGACATAGGCCAGGGCCTCGTCCGACATGCGCTTGGGCTCGACACCGAGTTCCTTGGCGCTCTTCTGCAGGAAATGCCGCGCCAGCAGCGTGATGTCCTCGGGCCGTTCGCGCAGCGGCGGCAGGCGCAGGCGGATCACGTTGAGGCGATGGAACAAGTCCTCGCGGAACAAGCCGTCCTTGACGCGGGACTCCAGGTTCTGGTGGGTGGCGGCAATCACCCGCACATTGGCGCGCAGCGGATTGTGCCCGCCCACGCGATAGAAGTTGCCGTCCGACAGCACGCGCAGCAGGCGCGTCTGCAGGTCGAACGGCATGTCGCCGATTTCATCGAGGAACAGCGTGCCCCCCTCGGCCTGCTCGAAGCGCCCGCGCCGCATGGTCTGCGCGCCGGTGAAGGCACCGCGCTCGTG of the Cupriavidus malaysiensis genome contains:
- the ntrC gene encoding nitrogen regulation protein NR(I) codes for the protein MKPIWIVDDDQSIRWVLEKALARESLLSRSFTNVRDVLAALEEDEPQVLISDIRMPGGSGLDLLQAIKARHPGLPVIVMTAYSDLDSAVAAFQGGAFEYLAKPFDVDKAVELIRRALEESLREEEMDERLADAPEILGQAPAMQDVFRAIGRLSQSNVTVMITGESGTGKELVARALHKHSPRANGPFIALNTAAIPKDLLESELFGHERGAFTGAQTMRRGRFEQAEGGTLFLDEIGDMPFDLQTRLLRVLSDGNFYRVGGHNPLRANVRVIAATHQNLESRVKDGLFREDLFHRLNVIRLRLPPLRERPEDITLLARHFLQKSAKELGVEPKRMSDEALAYVSTLPFPGNVRQLENLCNWLTVMAPAQTVEVKDLPREMIGGEVPAMPAPMRQPERMVEAYGAGRAGEGSEALLAEGGGMPVLEAAPVPLAGRPAAALPDWESLLAGEARAMLESGQPEVMDILTRRFEKAVLEAALGVTRGRRVEAATRLGIGRNTITRKLQELGFD